From Geotalea uraniireducens Rf4:
TGGCCCAGGCGGAGCGCCTTGCCTATCTCGGGCTCGTCGTTGGGATAGAGGACCTTGGAGATGGTCTCGGAGAAAATCTTCGCTTCCACGGCCCGGTAGTAATCCCCCACGTTGAACGCCTGGAAGTCGAATGACTCGACCGCCTCCGACTTCCAGAGGCGCAAGAGGTCCGTCACCCCCGACCGGTAACCGGCAACTGGGGTGTCGTAGGCAACCCCTTTGACCACCTTGTTCGGCACCCACCGCACCCGCACGCACCCCTTCTCGTCGGTAAACCGCTCCGTGTGGCCGCCAACCTTCACCTCGTAGGTTATTTCCGGACGGCAGATCTCCCAAGGGTTTCCCAGGCGCAGCCACTTGTCGGTCTTCTCCGCCTGCCAGCCGTCGCGGATCTCCTGGTCGAAGATCCCGAACTCGTAGCGGATGCCATAGCCGATGGCCGGGACCCGCAGAGTGGCGAGGGAATCCAGGTAACAGGCGGCGAGTCTGCCGAGGCCCCCATTGCCGAGGCCCGGCTCCTCCTCCTGGCGGAGCAACTCGTCCAGGTCCTGCCCCAGGGCGGCCAGTGCCTCCCGGGCCGGCTCCATGATGCCGAGGTTCACCAGGTTGTTTCCCAGGTGTGGGCCCATCAGGAATTCGGCCGAGAGGTAACTGACGATCTTCAGCTCCCTGTTCCGCAGGTGCGACAATGACTTGAGCCAGTCGTCCAGCATCCGGTCGCGTACGGCATATGCCAGGGCCATGTACCAGTCGTTGCGGGTAGCCAGCGTCAAGGGCCGCGCCTGGGTGAAGTAAAGGTGATCGAGGATGGCGCGCGTAAGGGCATCGACAGCGCTTCCCCGGCGAAATTCTTCGCGACCTTCATCGGCCGGAGACGGCACCGCGGCAACAGACTTTTGCTTGGGTAGCTTGGTGTCCATGATAGATCCTTTCCGGAAATAATGTACCGTCAGAAAGAGCCCGGCATAGTTATTTGCTCGGTCAACCCCACGTCGGTCCACCCGGTGAAGCGGTTCTCCCGGTTCCAGAGGCTCTCACTGTGACGCAGCAGCACGATTTTTTTCATGACGCATCCTCCTCAACCTTTCCGAAACCTCACTTACCCGCCAGCGGACTTGCCGGCTGACCTGGTTTGTTCGCCTCGTTCGCGCCCGCCGGCGCAGGGACAGCGGCGGTCTGCCCGCCGGTCATCCTGTCCGCCTCCGTCACCCAACCCCCTCCCATCGCCTTGTAGAGGTTGGCATAGGAGGTGAAGACCGATGCGCGCAGCTGGGCAAGGGTTAGTTCGGCGGGAAAGAGTTGCTGCTGCGCACTGAGAACGGTGAGATAGGGCGCGTAGCCGCCGTCGTACTGGAGCTTGGCCAGTCGCTCGTATTCCCGGCTCGCCTTCACGAGCCGCTCCTGGGCCTGGATTTGCCCGGCAAGCTTCTCGCGGATGATCAGCGCATTTTCCACATCGGCAAATGCGCTCTGAATCGCCGCCTCGTAGCTGATGAGCGCGGCATCCTGCCCCGCCTCAGACTGATGCACCTGGCCGGAGATCGCTCCGGCGGTGAAGATCGGCCCGGTGAACGACCCGGCAAAGCTCCAGGCCCGGGACGGACCCCGGAAGAGCTTGGAAAGGTCTTCGCTCTCATAGCCGTAGCTGCCGGTCAGGCTGATGGTCGGGAAATAGAGGGCCTTGGCCGCTCCGATCAAGGCATTGGCGGCGATCAGGTTCTGTTCTGCCTGGGCGATATCCGGACGGCGTTCCAGGAGCTGTGACGGGAGGCCGGCCGGAACGGCGGGAAACACCAGTTCGTAGATCGTCTTACCCCGCGCGATCGGTCCCGGGTTGCGGCCAAGGAGAATAGACAGGGCATTCTCCAGTTGCACGATCTGCGATTCGAGCTGCGGGATGGTCGAGGCCGCGGTCTCGTACTGGGTGCGGGCCTGCTCGACGTTCAACTGGGATATCTGGCCATACTGGAACTGCAGCTCGAAGAGCTTGACCGATTCGGCGTAGGCGGAGAGATTGCGTTTGGCGATTACCAGCTGCTCGTCGAGGCCGCGCAGTTGCAGATAATCGCCCGCCACCGAGGCGACCAGGGAGAGTATCACGCCGCGGCGCGCCTCCAGGGAGGCGAACATGCTTGCGCGGGCCGATTCCGAGAGCCGCCTGACGCGGCCCCACAGGTCGAGCTCCCAGGTGACACCGCCAAACAACTGCAGCGAATTGAAGGGGTTTGAGACGCCGTCCGGGAAAGGTGTGGCATTGGTTTCGCTGACTCGCTGGCGGGAGGCACTGCCGGCATAGCTGACCTGGGGAAAGAGTGGCGCGCGGGTCTGGGTGAGCACGCCGGCAGCCTGCTCGATGTTGGCCGCGGCGATCTTCACGCTCTTGTTGTTGGCGAGCGCTTCGGCGATGAGCCCGTCGAGCACCGGGTCCTGGAACTGCTGCCACCATGGGGTATTCACGGTATCCCGGGCATCCTTGTCTTCATATTGGAAGGACTGCGGTATGTCCACGACCGGCCGACGGTAGTCCGGGCCCATCATGCAGCCGGTCAGGGAGGCGGCAAGTGCCAGCATAAAGAGTCGGCGCATATCAGTCACCCCCTTCCTGTGCAGGTCCGAGGCTCTCCGGAGGACTCTCGCCTGGAGGCGTATCGGCCGGGCGTGTTTCGGTAGCGCCCTTCTTTTTCTTCTTCCGCTCGGCGAGCCGGTCGAAAATGTAGAAGAAGAGCGGCACGTAGAGCATTGCCAGGGTGGCCTCGCCGATCATCCCCCCCATGATGCCGGTGCCGATGGAGTGGCGGGCGTTGGCGCCAGCGCCGGTGGCGATGGCGAGCGGCAGCACGCCGAAGATGAACGCCAGCGAGGTCATGATGATTGGCCGGAACCGCTCCTCGCCGGACCTGACCGTGGCGTCCATGATCGACAGCCCCTGCTCGCGAAGCTCCACGGCGAAGGTGACCCGCAGGACCGCGTTTTTCGCCCCCAGGCCGATCAACACCAGGAGGCCGATCTGGAAGTAGACATCATTACTGAGGCCGCGCATCCAGTTGAACGTCAGAGCGCCGAGGATACCGAACGGTACCGCCGTCATGACGGAACCGGGGAGGGTCCACGACTCGAACTGGGCGGACAGGAGGAGGAAGACGATGATGAGGCCGAAGGCAAAGGCGGCGGTGGAGGTCCCCCCCGATTTCTTTTCCTCGTAGGCCATGCCCGACCAATCGAAGCCATAGCCTGAGGGAAGGACTTCGCGCGCCACCGCCTCCATTGTCTTGATTGCCTCTCCCGAACTGAACCCCGCTGAGGCATTGCCGGTCACCTGGGCGGCCGGAAAGCCGTTGAAATGTGGTATCAGGTCGGGGTTGCTGACGTAAGTGGTCGTCACCACGGCGGACAATGGCACCATCTGGCCATTGGTTGACCTCGTGTAGAGCCGGGTGATGTCAGCCGGGGTCCGGCGGTACGGGGCATCTGACTGGAGAATGACATTCCAGACGCGGCTGTACTGGTTGTACTGGCTGACCTGGATCGAGCCGAACTGGGCCTGCAGGGCGCTGTAGACGTCAGCCACCGGGACGCCGAGGAGCACCGCCTTGGAGCGGTCGACATCAGCCCGCAACTGCTGTGAGGCAGCGCGGAAGGTGGTGTTCAGTCCGGTAAGCTCGGGGCGCTGGCGGGCCTTGGCGAGAAACTGCTGGGTGAGTTCGGAAAGGCGCGCCGGGTCCCCGGCACCCTTGTCCTGGATCCAGAACTCGAAGCCCCCGGTAGTGCCGATCCCCGGGATTGCCGGCGGCGCGATCGGGATGGTTATCCCATCCTTGATGCCCCGTGCTTCACCACCTATTGCTTTCAGGACGGCGCTGGCGTTCTCCTTGCGGGCGCGTTCCTTGGAGGAATAGCGCTCCTCGAAATCTTTGAGCGTCACGAAGAAGGTCGTCACATTCGGCTTGTACTGGCTGTCGATCAGGCTGTACCCGTTGATTTGCGTTCGGTTCGCCACGGCCGGGTTTTTGGCGAACAGGGCGTCCACCTTGCCGGCCATCTGCGTCGTGCGGTTCAGGCTGGCCGCGTCGGGCATCAGGATTTGCGTGAAAAGGTACCCCTGGTCCTCGTTCGGCACGAAACTCGTCGGGATCGTCCGGAACAGGTGCACGAGCGCCCAGATCATGACGGCGAGCAGCACGAACGCCACTGGCATCCGCTTGATCATGAGGACCACGGCGTCGCCGAATTTCAGGGTAAAGCGGTCGAACATCCGGTTGAACCAGGCGAAGGGGCCTTTCTGTGGGGGGGTGCTGTGTTTCAGCAGGAACCCGCACATGGCCGGGGTCAGCGTGAGCGCCACAAACCCGGAAAGGGCCACGGAAACGACGATGGTGATTGCGAACTGCTTGTAGAGCTGACCGGTGGTGCCGGGAAGGAAGGCCGCCGGGATGAAGACCGATGCCATGACCAGCACCACCGCGACAAGGGAGGTGCTGATCTGCTCCATGGCCTTGATGGTGGCCTCCTTGGGAGAGAGATGTTCCTTCACCATCTTGGCTTCCACGTTCTCCACGACGACAATCGCATCGTCGACCACCATGCCGATCGCCAGCACAATGCCGAACAGCGTCAGCAGGTTGATGGAGAACCCCATGGCGAGCATGCCGGCGAAAGTGCCGATCAGCGAGACGAAAACCGCGACCGTGCAGATGATCGTGGACCGAAAGCTCTGCAGGAAGAGGTAGACAACGAGTATCACCAGTATGATCGCTTCGAACAGGGTCTGGATCACCTCTTTGATGGAGAGCCGCACGAAATCGGTCGTATCCAGGGA
This genomic window contains:
- a CDS encoding efflux transporter outer membrane subunit, whose protein sequence is MRRLFMLALAASLTGCMMGPDYRRPVVDIPQSFQYEDKDARDTVNTPWWQQFQDPVLDGLIAEALANNKSVKIAAANIEQAAGVLTQTRAPLFPQVSYAGSASRQRVSETNATPFPDGVSNPFNSLQLFGGVTWELDLWGRVRRLSESARASMFASLEARRGVILSLVASVAGDYLQLRGLDEQLVIAKRNLSAYAESVKLFELQFQYGQISQLNVEQARTQYETAASTIPQLESQIVQLENALSILLGRNPGPIARGKTIYELVFPAVPAGLPSQLLERRPDIAQAEQNLIAANALIGAAKALYFPTISLTGSYGYESEDLSKLFRGPSRAWSFAGSFTGPIFTAGAISGQVHQSEAGQDAALISYEAAIQSAFADVENALIIREKLAGQIQAQERLVKASREYERLAKLQYDGGYAPYLTVLSAQQQLFPAELTLAQLRASVFTSYANLYKAMGGGWVTEADRMTGGQTAAVPAPAGANEANKPGQPASPLAGK
- a CDS encoding efflux RND transporter permease subunit, which produces MFSKFFIERPIFATVISLIIVIAGLVAMKALPVAQYPTITPVQIQVTTTYPGADSKTVGDSVAAPIEAQINGADNLLYMTSTSSNTGQMTITVFFSLNTNPDIAQVDVQNRVNLAMPQLPDAVKQYGVSVQKKSSSPLMIITLFNKDGRYKPEYVTNYTNVYVLDAIKRVNGAGQAQIFGVPDQAMRIWMNPDRMASLGITTSDIQTAVANQNALFGAGQVGSQPNDGKVQMTFPVVTQAPFIKPSEYENIILRASQDSSAIVRVRDVARAETGRRSYIDDNRLNGFPATPIIVYQQAGANGLEVSKGVRKVMADLKKTLPEGIEYTISLDTTDFVRLSIKEVIQTLFEAIILVILVVYLFLQSFRSTIICTVAVFVSLIGTFAGMLAMGFSINLLTLFGIVLAIGMVVDDAIVVVENVEAKMVKEHLSPKEATIKAMEQISTSLVAVVLVMASVFIPAAFLPGTTGQLYKQFAITIVVSVALSGFVALTLTPAMCGFLLKHSTPPQKGPFAWFNRMFDRFTLKFGDAVVLMIKRMPVAFVLLAVMIWALVHLFRTIPTSFVPNEDQGYLFTQILMPDAASLNRTTQMAGKVDALFAKNPAVANRTQINGYSLIDSQYKPNVTTFFVTLKDFEERYSSKERARKENASAVLKAIGGEARGIKDGITIPIAPPAIPGIGTTGGFEFWIQDKGAGDPARLSELTQQFLAKARQRPELTGLNTTFRAASQQLRADVDRSKAVLLGVPVADVYSALQAQFGSIQVSQYNQYSRVWNVILQSDAPYRRTPADITRLYTRSTNGQMVPLSAVVTTTYVSNPDLIPHFNGFPAAQVTGNASAGFSSGEAIKTMEAVAREVLPSGYGFDWSGMAYEEKKSGGTSTAAFAFGLIIVFLLLSAQFESWTLPGSVMTAVPFGILGALTFNWMRGLSNDVYFQIGLLVLIGLGAKNAVLRVTFAVELREQGLSIMDATVRSGEERFRPIIMTSLAFIFGVLPLAIATGAGANARHSIGTGIMGGMIGEATLAMLYVPLFFYIFDRLAERKKKKKGATETRPADTPPGESPPESLGPAQEGGD